One window of the Terriglobales bacterium genome contains the following:
- a CDS encoding RHS repeat domain-containing protein, translating to TSVARFEYDALNRLTVVVTPEGQRLTYSYGAGERSLVARYDHGASLSAAERRDSGLTFASYWEVAATRSLASDFGAVRYSESLGRFQLSGTEGKEVVTAGQGEPPKY from the coding sequence CACGTCTGTGGCCCGGTTCGAGTACGACGCGCTGAACCGGCTGACGGTGGTGGTGACGCCGGAGGGCCAGCGTCTGACGTACAGCTACGGTGCGGGGGAGCGCTCGCTGGTGGCGCGGTACGACCACGGGGCGAGCCTGTCGGCGGCAGAGCGACGGGATAGCGGGCTGACGTTTGCGAGCTACTGGGAGGTGGCGGCGACCCGCAGCCTGGCGTCCGACTTTGGAGCGGTGCGGTATTCGGAGTCCTTGGGCCGGTTCCAGCTTTCGGGTACAGAAGGGAAAGAGGTCGTGACCGCGGGGCAAGGAGAACCTCCTAAATACTAG